The genomic segment CTTCAACAACTCGGCGGCCTACCGCCGCAAATTCGATGCCGCCGGGATCACCCCGGCGGACATCCGCACCCTGGCCGATATTGCTCATCTGCCGTTTACCGACAAGGAGGACCTGCAGGCGGAGTACCCCTTTCCGCTGCGGGCGGTGCCCTTTGAGGAGATCACCCGCATTCACGCCTCCTCGGGCACCACCGGCAAGCGCAAGGTGCTCTGCTACACCCAGCGGGACGTGGACGTCTGGGCCGAGCTTTTCGCGCGCTGCTATGAACTGGCCGGGCTGACCCGCCGCGACCGCGTTCAGATCGCGGTTGGCTACGGGCTGTGGACCGCCGGGGCCGGCTTTCAGGCGGGCTGCGAGCGCTTCGGCGCGATGGCGATCCCGCTGGGGCCGGCCAACGCCGAGATGCACTGCGAGATGCTGGTGGACATGCAAGCGACCGTCTTCTGTTCCACCGCCTCGATGGCGCTCTTGATGGCCGAAGAAATCCAGGCGCGCAACCTCGGCGGCAAAATCCGCCTGGAAACGATCATCCTCGGGGCCGAGCGCCACAGCGACGCCATGCGCGCCCGCATCAAGGCCCTCACGGGCGTCGAACACATCTTCGACATCTACGGGCTGACCGAACTCTACGGGCCCGGCACGGGCCTGGACTGCCGCTGCCACAGCGGCATCCACTACTGGGCGGATCACTTCATCTTCGAAATCATCGACCCGGCGACCCTGCAACCTGTGCCCGCCGGCGCCCAGGGGGAACTGGTGGTCACGACCCTGCGCAAGGAGGCCAGCCCCCTGATCCGCTACCGGACCCACGACCTGACCCGCCTCATCGAGGGCCCCTGCCCCTGCGGCGTCCCCTTTCCGCGCCACGACCGGATCATGGGCCGCAGCGACGACATGTTCATCTACCGGGCGGTTAACATCTACCCCAGCCAGATCGATCACGTCCTCAGCCGGGTTGGGGGCACCGGCAGCGAGTTCCAGATCCACCTGATGAGCCGTGAAAGCGGCCGCGACCGAATGGTCATCAAGGTCGAACGCGGCCAGGAGGCCGGCCCCACCGACGATGCGCACCTGGCCGAGCGGATCGCCACCGAGATCCGGCGCAAGGTGCTGGTGCGCAGCGACGTGGAAATCGTCGCCTACGGCAGCCTGCCGCGCACCCAGCGCAAAAGCCGGCGGGTGTTCGACCACCGCAACGGCGACGATCCCGGCGCCTGACACTTTCAAAACCCCGGCCGGGGCAAAGGGCCGGCCGGGGATCACCGCGGACACCACACAAGGAGGAGGGAATCCACCATGGCTTCACGCTTCAAACTCATTCGATGGGGCATCCTGCCGGCGCTCGCAGCCTTCTTCAGCCTGGCGGCGCCCGCTGCCGGCGCCGCTCCGGTCACCCTCAGCTACGCCAACTTCCCGCCGGCGCCGACCTTCCCCTGCGTCCAGATGGAGCGCTGGAAGCAGGAGGTGGAAAGCCGCACCCGGGGGCAGGTCCAGATCGACACCTTTCCCGGCGGCACCCTGCTGGACGCCAAGGACATGATGGACGGCGTGATCGCCGGGCAGGCGGATATCGGCTGTCTCTGCATGGCCTACCAGCCCGGCCGCTTCGTGGTCACCAACGCCACCAGCCTGCCGCTGGGGATCCCCAACGCCCGGGTGGGCAGCCGGGTGCTCTGGGAACTCTACCAGAAATACCAGCCCCAGGAGTTCGCTGCCGTCAAGGTGCTCACGATGTTCACCACGGCACCGGCCAACATCATGTCCAAGAAGCCGGTGCGCAGCCTGGCGGACCTCAAGGGGCTCGACCTGCGCGCTTCCGGCGGTGCAGCCGAGATTCTCAAGGCCTGGGGGGCCAACCAGGTGGGCATGCCCATGTCGGCCACGCCGGAGGCCCTGCAAAAAGGCGTGGTGCAGGGGCTGTTCTCCTCGCTGGAGGTGATGAAGGACCTCAAGTTCGCCGAAATCTGCAAGTACGCCACCCTCACCGACACCGCGATCTACCCCTTTGCTGTGGTGATGAACCTGGAGCGCTGGAACGCCCTGCCGCCGGAGGTGCAACAGGTCATGGACGACCTGCGGCTGGAGCAGGCCGAGTGGACCGGGAGCTATATGGACAACCATGTCCAGGAGGCGCTGACCTGGTCCCGCGACACTCACCAGGTGGAGGTCATCACCCTCTCGGAAACCGAGAAGGCCGATTGGAACCGCCCGCTGCAGCCGATCACCGACGCCTGGGTGCAGACCAACGGGGCCAAGGACTTTCCGGCCGCGGCGATCGTCGGCGACATCCAGGCCCTGATCCAGCAGCACACCCGCTAGCTCCAGGGCGCACCTGACCCCAGGACCCCGGGCCAAAGGCGCCCGGGGCCGTCTCCGGACCGCAACCGCCATGGAAAAAGCGCTCGCAAAACTGATCGGTTG from the Desulfobacteraceae bacterium genome contains:
- a CDS encoding phenylacetate--CoA ligase, whose protein sequence is MPFIPQELPPERLQRLQLEGLKWTVAHAFNNSAAYRRKFDAAGITPADIRTLADIAHLPFTDKEDLQAEYPFPLRAVPFEEITRIHASSGTTGKRKVLCYTQRDVDVWAELFARCYELAGLTRRDRVQIAVGYGLWTAGAGFQAGCERFGAMAIPLGPANAEMHCEMLVDMQATVFCSTASMALLMAEEIQARNLGGKIRLETIILGAERHSDAMRARIKALTGVEHIFDIYGLTELYGPGTGLDCRCHSGIHYWADHFIFEIIDPATLQPVPAGAQGELVVTTLRKEASPLIRYRTHDLTRLIEGPCPCGVPFPRHDRIMGRSDDMFIYRAVNIYPSQIDHVLSRVGGTGSEFQIHLMSRESGRDRMVIKVERGQEAGPTDDAHLAERIATEIRRKVLVRSDVEIVAYGSLPRTQRKSRRVFDHRNGDDPGA
- a CDS encoding TRAP transporter substrate-binding protein, whose protein sequence is MASRFKLIRWGILPALAAFFSLAAPAAGAAPVTLSYANFPPAPTFPCVQMERWKQEVESRTRGQVQIDTFPGGTLLDAKDMMDGVIAGQADIGCLCMAYQPGRFVVTNATSLPLGIPNARVGSRVLWELYQKYQPQEFAAVKVLTMFTTAPANIMSKKPVRSLADLKGLDLRASGGAAEILKAWGANQVGMPMSATPEALQKGVVQGLFSSLEVMKDLKFAEICKYATLTDTAIYPFAVVMNLERWNALPPEVQQVMDDLRLEQAEWTGSYMDNHVQEALTWSRDTHQVEVITLSETEKADWNRPLQPITDAWVQTNGAKDFPAAAIVGDIQALIQQHTR